One stretch of Plodia interpunctella isolate USDA-ARS_2022_Savannah chromosome 10, ilPloInte3.2, whole genome shotgun sequence DNA includes these proteins:
- the axo gene encoding axotactin isoform X2, giving the protein MSLLGRGLKSIILFILLRTADVRCSLPVDLASEEKVLPLTTLALTSTSSVATTVNVSTTYATVIPPIPPSDRDRFLTFAESGHHRTFMFAKDNTFIQLDGNIIQRFQLRLCREISFKFRTRLPHGLLVYHNVKNPVFKMQPYALYVIVEKGELKVVHVFGKHLTSVTVGRALNRDQWHNVVVTIDVHGARLIAKVDQLKEEVYLKGLSFDTNYGITDNLTSVILIGGLSSEEKLHGVKYIIESFVGCISDMVLSSGKAASDLLPIVPLIATKHENVKEGCIDKCRTMENLCFEGSRCINEYNGYRCDCFGTLYEEQLCDVYTATVLTLRGSSYVSYRIYDWKDRVHSTNTRVSLHFKTRFDDSALFYASGQIDDKYHYIALSIHQEKVAIQINLGNGPIDDYIGYKVNNNQWHNLTVILQEKNVFVYLDDVIEVYEVPGDAKYVCIDPEIYICGGPDLHKMKGLRSFNNFAGNLKYVYYNDVSILYELKQNNTKVHYIGVLDPEFKEIDIEVIPITYPFATSHIWWPLNQSNSINLIFDFKTSKNMAVLAYSQITSGQGYWEVRMVKEEIRFELVPDVGKNVTVLKSVKFNVSNDWHTVELDYRKGRIKLTVDHHNKHAQMFGLDFQLQDKIVIGSGLKSANLGLIGCMRNIKIDGLLIEPRHVINTERVVGEVAIDDCRYVDPCTRPNTCEHGGICSIREDRVICNCDNTGYIGENCHFATFRKTCEELALLGYTRNDVYLIDIDGNGKFPPAHVKCEFQIEADSSTTVVEHNLPSQVDVRSALGQDFSFKIKYREFTAEMLQELISHSLYCRQYIKYDCNMAPLELHSATWFISSSNDTVDFLGNVKRGYCPCGVNATCVNPTQSCNCDANESKWHSDEGTFVDPKSLGITEMFFLQQKDLTEEAQGRITLGSLECVETNTQRYVVTFTTSQSYIEVPGWRKGDIAFSFRTTGTSAILLFQPPIRPNYPSFMVALTSEHELTFNFTLNTGTTRKLVINSKRKLNGGEWHKIWIDYNFYHVRFMLNTEYQMLNLLLEEEFGPFEGSMFIGGATAEHLKKSAVNQGLIGCFRGLVVNGEVLDIYSYMSVHLSEIIKDCKPSCVPNPCQNKAICKELWSSYECICKNQWAHLGKHCEENINEKALTFQTKEAYLKKNYLVDNETDAEKDRLKKMMTENVLMNLRTYDDNSLVLYANDNLNNFIHLFIYNGTEIIYLFNHEDEIIQINVTYEKINKGGSVQIAIIRTENSTTLHVNDKNTTVYTVAKLLTNYTNKPWINPDLEVIRPQRPPAPPTDYFQMNLGGYDQYSLHLAPRANHLPQGGYVGCVRGFKIADHVVDLSMKAQKDIDHDLTGVLSECNMKCDSEPCKNGGVCTEDFTNQESSCDCELTSYFGEYCMEEKGADFNGESILQRKFVLPENINSVKITLAFSSNDLRQKNTVLLLVQTENRRSFYLLVAITQDGYLKFEEDREGSAYGAEVKNRNFLNGARHTVYYTRIGSDATLLIDRIEIPLEKLAPQDLWEVLDVGSNEVQIGGLNTTDPRLKIYKGYNGCLSNILVKVNDDVMKPLEEYMLFTRSDSEKVNAVNAQGVRSAQCSADFDEAWPERDQLGATHNGSFLISVDKTWVEDPPSRTPYDSLYQQPDAEEENTDKFFIALIVIFLLGLCYCGSHMWRTHKAHKLRLEKETDETIMRSKEKASKLQEDSIGFLQLNKDGEESNANGEKKSIGVSIDVVPTVIVEVNNEEKPRKGSLRFKDLLEKDRGFEPLEERDENSENEVHSQTSDAIEEEVEYESDSSNEEENEHEQIPPHRTARDTKGPPTSTLTTQLPYKIDEDGSNELLTLTA; this is encoded by the exons GCTATGTCGAGAAATATCCTTCAAATTTCGCACAAGACTGCCCCATGGACTGCTTGTTTATCATAATGTTAAGAATCCTGTCTTCAAAATGCAGCCCTATGCTTTATACGTTATTGTCGAGAAAGGTGAACTTAAAg TCGTCCATGTATTCGGGAAGCACTTAACATCGGTAACAGTTGGTCGAGCTCTTAACCGCGATCAATGGCACAATGTGGTGGTAACTATAGATGTTCACGGAGCGAGGCTGATCGCAAAGGTTGATCAGCTCAAGGAGGAGGTGTATCTGAAG GGCCTCAGTTTTGATACAAATTATGGAATCACTGACAATCTAACTTCAGTCATACTAATAGGAG GACTAAGTTCAGAAGAAAAACTTCACGgagttaaatacataatagaaTCGTTTGTTGGCTGCATCAGCGACATGGTCCTCAGTTCAGGCAAGGCCGCTTCGGACCTTCTGCCTATAGTACCCCTCATTGCTACTAAACACGAAAACGTTAAAGAAGGATGCATAGACAAATGTAGGACGATGGAGAACTTATGTTTTGAAGGATCGAGGTGTATCAATGAATACAACGGCTATAGATGCGATTGTTTTGGCACATTGTATGAGGAGCAACTCTGCGATGTTTACA CGGCGACGGTGCTCACACTACGAGGCTCCAGTTATGTCTCTTATCGCATTTACGACTGGAAAGACAGAGTCCACTCGACTAACACTCGAGTCAGCCTACATTTTAAG ACCCGGTTTGATGACTCAGCGCTGTTTTATGCCAGCGGTCAAATTGATGACAAATATCACTACATTGCTCTTTCTATACACCAAGAGAAGGTCGCTATACAAATAAACCTCGGCAATGGTCCTATTGACGACTACATCGGCTATAAAGTCAATAACAACCAATGGCATAATCTCACTGTTATATTACAAGAAAAGAATGTCTTTGTATATCTTGACGATGTTATAGAAGTCTATGAAGTCCCTGGAGATGCTAAATACGTTTGTATAGATCCCGAAATTTACATATGTGGAGGTCCAGATTTGCATAAAATGAAAGGATTAAGGTCTTTCAACAATTTTGCTGggaatttgaaatatgtatattacaatGATGTGTCTATTCTATATGAACTGAAACAGAATAACACCAAAGTGCATTATATAGGCGTATTGGACCCAGAATTCAAAGAAATTGATATAGAAGTGATTCCAATAACATACCCGTTTGCGACTTCCCATATTTGGTGGCCATTGAATCAGAGTAACAGCATAAACTTGATATTTGACTTCAAGACGAGTAAGAATATGGCGGTGCTGGCTTATAGCCAGATCACCTCTGGCCAAGGGTATTGGGAG GTAAGGATggtaaaagaagaaataagaTTTGAATTAGTACCAGACGTAGGCAAGAACGTTACAGTACTCAAATCAGTGAAATTTAATGTAAGCAACGATTGGCATACAGTGGAGTTGGACTATCGGAAAGGAAGAATCAAGTTGACCGTGGATCATCATAACAAACATGCCCAGATGTTTG GCTTGGATTTTCAACTGCAAGACAAAATAGTGATCGGCAGCGGACTGAAATCAGCTAATCTTGGACTGATTGGTTGCATGAGGAACATCAAAATTGACGGACTTCTCATCGAACCGAG ACACGTCATAAATACTGAACGCGTAGTAGGAGAGGTGGCTATAGACGATTGTAGATACGTAGACCCTTGCACCAGACCCAACACTTGTGAACATGGAGGCATCTGCTCTATCAGAGAAGATAGAGTTATATGCAACTGTGATAATACAG gaTACATAGGCGAGAACTGTCACTTTGCCACATTCAGGAAGACCTGTGAAGAGCTGGCCCTTCTGGGGTACACCAGGAATGACGTTTACCTCATAGATATTGATGGGAATGGAAAGTTCCCACCAGCGCATGTCAAATGCGAATTCCAGATCGAAGCAGATTCGTCAACTACGGTGGTTGAGCATAACCTGCCGAGCCAGGTG GACGTGCGTTCAGCCTTGGGCCAAGATTTCAGCTTCAAGATAAAGTACAGGGAGTTCACGGCAGAGATGCTACAGGAGCTGATCTCTCATTCTTTGTACTGCCGTCAGTACATCAAGTACGACTGCAACATGGCTCCTCTGGAACTACACAGCGCTACATGGTTCATATCGTCTTCCAATGACACCGTTGATTTCTTGGGCAATGTCAAGAG AGGTTACTGCCCCTGCGGAGTCAACGCGACTTGCGTGAATCCCACCCAATCCTGCAACTGTGATGCTAATGAAAGCAAGTGGCATTCGGATGAAGGCACCTTCGTGGACCCCAAAAGTTTAGGCATCACTGAGATGTTCTTCCTCCAGCAGAAGGATTTGACTGAAGAGGCTCAAGGCAGAATCACCTTGGGATCTTTAGAGTGTGTTGAGACCA ACACGCAACGCTATGTGGTGACTTTCACTACATCTCAATCTTACATCGAGGTCCCTGGGTGGAGGAAAGGCGACATTGCCTTCAGTTTCAGGACCACTGGAACCAGCGCCATCTTATTATTCCAGCCACCGATCAGACCTAACTACCCTTCTTTTATGGTTGCCCTCACAAGTG AGCACGAACTTACATTCAACTTTACACTAAACACTGGAACCACCCGAAAGCTGGTAATCAACTCCAAAAGAAAGCTGAACGGAGGCGAATGGCACAAGATATGGATCGACTACAATTTCTATCACGTCAGGTTCATGCTTAACACAGAATATCAGATGCTGAATCTGCTATTGGAAGAAGAATTTGGGCCCTTTGAAGGATCTATGTTCATTGGAGGCGCTACTGC gGAACACTTAAAAAAATCCGCTGTAAACCAAGGTCTAATAGGCTGTTTCCGAGGTTTAGTTGTAAATGGAGAGGTCTTGGACATATACAGCTACATGTCCGTCCATCTGTCGGAAATAATAAAGGATTGCAAACCCTCGTGCGTGCCAAATCCGTGCCAGAATAAAGCTATCTGCAAAGAACTTTGGTCTTCTTACGAATGTATTTGTAAGAATCAGTGGGCACATTtgggaaaacattgtgaggaaa ATATTAATGAGAAAGCATTGACATTCCAAACGAAAGAAGCCTATCTGAAGAAGAATTATTTAGTGGACAATGAAACGGACGCAGAAAAAGACAGGTTGAAGAAAATGATGACAGAAAACGTTCTGATGAACTTAAGGACTTATGACGATAACTCTTTAGTTCTTTATGCTAATGATAATCTGAATAACTTCatacatttattcatatacaATGGAACAGagattatttatctttttaatcaCGAAGATGAAATAATACAGATAAACGTCACAtacgagaaaataaataaaggaggTAGTGTGCAAATTGCGATTATACGGACAGAAAATAGTACAACTTTACATGtgaatgataaaaatactacTGTGTATACTGTTGCTAAGCTTTtaacaaattacacaaataaaccTTGGATAAATCCAGATTTGG AAGTTATCCGTCCACAAAGGCCTCCTGCGCCACCAACAGACTACTTTCAAATGAACCTGGGAGGTTACGACCAATACTCTCTACATTTAGCTCCGAGGGCCAACCATTTGCCTCAGGGAGGATATGTAGGGTGTGTGAGAGGGTTCAAAATTGCCGACCATGTCGTGGATCTGTCGATGAAGGCGCAGAAAGATATTGATCAtg ATCTCACAGGAGTGCTATCAGAATGCAACATGAAGTGCGACAGTGAGCCGTGTAAGAATGGCGGCGTCTGCACTGAAGACTTCACGAACCAGGAGAGCAGTTGTGATTGCGAACTCACTAGTTACTTTGGAGAGTATTGCATGGAAGAGAAAGGAGCGGATTTTAATGGGGAAAGCATTTTGCAGAGGAAATTCGTTCTGCCTGAGAATATCAATAGC GTTAAAATCACGTTAGCATTCTCCAGCAATGATCTGCGTCAGAAAAATACAGTTCTTCTGTTGGTGCAAACAGAGAACAG acgtagcttttatttactagtaGCCATAACACAAGACGGATATCTCAAATTCGAAGAAGACCGAGAAGGCTCCGCTTATGGTGCCGAAGTCAAGAACAGGAATTTTCTAAAcg GGGCAAGACACACAGTCTATTACACAAGAATAGGCTCAGACGCTACATTACTAATAGACAGGATAGAGATACCTTTAGAGAAATTGGCCCCACAGGATCTTTGGGAAGTGTTGGATGTGGGGTCCAATGAGGTCCAAATAGGGGGGCTCAATACGACGGATCCACGGCTGAAAATCTATAAAGGTTATAACGGGTGTCTTTCTA atatCCTAGTAAAAGTGAACGATGACGTCATGAAGCCTCTAGAAGAGTACATGTTGTTCACTCGATCGGACTCTGAGAAGGTGAACGCGGTGAACGCTCAGGGGGTCCGCAGTGCACAATGCTCGGCCGATTTCGATGAGGCTTGGCCTGAAAGAGATCAATTAGGCGCTACGCATAATGGGAGTTTCCTCATC AGTGTAGACAAAACCTGGGTAGAAGACCCTCCGTCCAGGACCCCGTACGACTCACTGTACCAACAGCCTGACGCTGAAGAAGAAAACACCGACAAATTCTTCATTGCTCTGATCGTCATATTCTTGTTGGGTCTTTGTTACTGTGGATCACAT ATGTGGCGAACTCACAAAGCACACAAGTTACGTCTGGAGAAAGAAACAGATGAAACTATAATGAGGAGCAAAGAGAAGGCGTCCAAACTTCAAGAGGACTCTATTGGTTTCTTACAA CTCAACAAAGATGGCGAAGAAAGCAACGCCAACGGTGAAAAGAAATCAATCGGTGTCTCTATAGATGTCGTTCCTACTGTTATCGTCGAAGTTAACAACGAAGAGAAGCCAAGGAAAGGTTCTCTGAGGTTTAAAG ATCTCCTAGAGAAGGACCGTGGTTTCGAACCCTTGGAAGAAAGAGATGAAAATTCCGAAAACGAAGTACACTCTCAAACCAGTGATGCTATCGAGGAAGAAGTTGAATATGAATCTGACTCCAGCAATGAAGAAGAGAATGAACATgaacaa ATTCCACCCCATAGAACCGCGAGGGACACAAAAGGACCACCAACCTCAACTTTAACTACCCAGTTACCCTACAAAATAGACGAAGATGGATCAAATGAACTTTTAACCCTTACTGCCTAG
- the axo gene encoding axotactin isoform X1 produces MSLLGRGLKSIILFILLRTADVRCSLPVDLASEEKVLPLTTLALTSTSSVATTVNVSTTYATVIPPIPPSDRDRFLTFAESGHHRTFMFAKDNTFIQLDGNIIQRFQLRLCREISFKFRTRLPHGLLVYHNVKNPVFKMQPYALYVIVEKGELKVVHVFGKHLTSVTVGRALNRDQWHNVVVTIDVHGARLIAKVDQLKEEVYLKGLSFDTNYGITDNLTSVILIGGLSSEEKLHGVKYIIESFVGCISDMVLSSGKAASDLLPIVPLIATKHENVKEGCIDKCRTMENLCFEGSRCINEYNGYRCDCFGTLYEEQLCDVYTATVLTLRGSSYVSYRIYDWKDRVHSTNTRVSLHFKTRFDDSALFYASGQIDDKYHYIALSIHQEKVAIQINLGNGPIDDYIGYKVNNNQWHNLTVILQEKNVFVYLDDVIEVYEVPGDAKYVCIDPEIYICGGPDLHKMKGLRSFNNFAGNLKYVYYNDVSILYELKQNNTKVHYIGVLDPEFKEIDIEVIPITYPFATSHIWWPLNQSNSINLIFDFKTSKNMAVLAYSQITSGQGYWEVRMVKEEIRFELVPDVGKNVTVLKSVKFNVSNDWHTVELDYRKGRIKLTVDHHNKHAQMFGLDFQLQDKIVIGSGLKSANLGLIGCMRNIKIDGLLIEPRHVINTERVVGEVAIDDCRYVDPCTRPNTCEHGGICSIREDRVICNCDNTGYIGENCHFATFRKTCEELALLGYTRNDVYLIDIDGNGKFPPAHVKCEFQIEADSSTTVVEHNLPSQVDVRSALGQDFSFKIKYREFTAEMLQELISHSLYCRQYIKYDCNMAPLELHSATWFISSSNDTVDFLGNVKSLSYRGYCPCGVNATCVNPTQSCNCDANESKWHSDEGTFVDPKSLGITEMFFLQQKDLTEEAQGRITLGSLECVETNTQRYVVTFTTSQSYIEVPGWRKGDIAFSFRTTGTSAILLFQPPIRPNYPSFMVALTSEHELTFNFTLNTGTTRKLVINSKRKLNGGEWHKIWIDYNFYHVRFMLNTEYQMLNLLLEEEFGPFEGSMFIGGATAEHLKKSAVNQGLIGCFRGLVVNGEVLDIYSYMSVHLSEIIKDCKPSCVPNPCQNKAICKELWSSYECICKNQWAHLGKHCEENINEKALTFQTKEAYLKKNYLVDNETDAEKDRLKKMMTENVLMNLRTYDDNSLVLYANDNLNNFIHLFIYNGTEIIYLFNHEDEIIQINVTYEKINKGGSVQIAIIRTENSTTLHVNDKNTTVYTVAKLLTNYTNKPWINPDLEVIRPQRPPAPPTDYFQMNLGGYDQYSLHLAPRANHLPQGGYVGCVRGFKIADHVVDLSMKAQKDIDHDLTGVLSECNMKCDSEPCKNGGVCTEDFTNQESSCDCELTSYFGEYCMEEKGADFNGESILQRKFVLPENINSVKITLAFSSNDLRQKNTVLLLVQTENRRSFYLLVAITQDGYLKFEEDREGSAYGAEVKNRNFLNGARHTVYYTRIGSDATLLIDRIEIPLEKLAPQDLWEVLDVGSNEVQIGGLNTTDPRLKIYKGYNGCLSNILVKVNDDVMKPLEEYMLFTRSDSEKVNAVNAQGVRSAQCSADFDEAWPERDQLGATHNGSFLISVDKTWVEDPPSRTPYDSLYQQPDAEEENTDKFFIALIVIFLLGLCYCGSHMWRTHKAHKLRLEKETDETIMRSKEKASKLQEDSIGFLQLNKDGEESNANGEKKSIGVSIDVVPTVIVEVNNEEKPRKGSLRFKDLLEKDRGFEPLEERDENSENEVHSQTSDAIEEEVEYESDSSNEEENEHEQIPPHRTARDTKGPPTSTLTTQLPYKIDEDGSNELLTLTA; encoded by the exons GCTATGTCGAGAAATATCCTTCAAATTTCGCACAAGACTGCCCCATGGACTGCTTGTTTATCATAATGTTAAGAATCCTGTCTTCAAAATGCAGCCCTATGCTTTATACGTTATTGTCGAGAAAGGTGAACTTAAAg TCGTCCATGTATTCGGGAAGCACTTAACATCGGTAACAGTTGGTCGAGCTCTTAACCGCGATCAATGGCACAATGTGGTGGTAACTATAGATGTTCACGGAGCGAGGCTGATCGCAAAGGTTGATCAGCTCAAGGAGGAGGTGTATCTGAAG GGCCTCAGTTTTGATACAAATTATGGAATCACTGACAATCTAACTTCAGTCATACTAATAGGAG GACTAAGTTCAGAAGAAAAACTTCACGgagttaaatacataatagaaTCGTTTGTTGGCTGCATCAGCGACATGGTCCTCAGTTCAGGCAAGGCCGCTTCGGACCTTCTGCCTATAGTACCCCTCATTGCTACTAAACACGAAAACGTTAAAGAAGGATGCATAGACAAATGTAGGACGATGGAGAACTTATGTTTTGAAGGATCGAGGTGTATCAATGAATACAACGGCTATAGATGCGATTGTTTTGGCACATTGTATGAGGAGCAACTCTGCGATGTTTACA CGGCGACGGTGCTCACACTACGAGGCTCCAGTTATGTCTCTTATCGCATTTACGACTGGAAAGACAGAGTCCACTCGACTAACACTCGAGTCAGCCTACATTTTAAG ACCCGGTTTGATGACTCAGCGCTGTTTTATGCCAGCGGTCAAATTGATGACAAATATCACTACATTGCTCTTTCTATACACCAAGAGAAGGTCGCTATACAAATAAACCTCGGCAATGGTCCTATTGACGACTACATCGGCTATAAAGTCAATAACAACCAATGGCATAATCTCACTGTTATATTACAAGAAAAGAATGTCTTTGTATATCTTGACGATGTTATAGAAGTCTATGAAGTCCCTGGAGATGCTAAATACGTTTGTATAGATCCCGAAATTTACATATGTGGAGGTCCAGATTTGCATAAAATGAAAGGATTAAGGTCTTTCAACAATTTTGCTGggaatttgaaatatgtatattacaatGATGTGTCTATTCTATATGAACTGAAACAGAATAACACCAAAGTGCATTATATAGGCGTATTGGACCCAGAATTCAAAGAAATTGATATAGAAGTGATTCCAATAACATACCCGTTTGCGACTTCCCATATTTGGTGGCCATTGAATCAGAGTAACAGCATAAACTTGATATTTGACTTCAAGACGAGTAAGAATATGGCGGTGCTGGCTTATAGCCAGATCACCTCTGGCCAAGGGTATTGGGAG GTAAGGATggtaaaagaagaaataagaTTTGAATTAGTACCAGACGTAGGCAAGAACGTTACAGTACTCAAATCAGTGAAATTTAATGTAAGCAACGATTGGCATACAGTGGAGTTGGACTATCGGAAAGGAAGAATCAAGTTGACCGTGGATCATCATAACAAACATGCCCAGATGTTTG GCTTGGATTTTCAACTGCAAGACAAAATAGTGATCGGCAGCGGACTGAAATCAGCTAATCTTGGACTGATTGGTTGCATGAGGAACATCAAAATTGACGGACTTCTCATCGAACCGAG ACACGTCATAAATACTGAACGCGTAGTAGGAGAGGTGGCTATAGACGATTGTAGATACGTAGACCCTTGCACCAGACCCAACACTTGTGAACATGGAGGCATCTGCTCTATCAGAGAAGATAGAGTTATATGCAACTGTGATAATACAG gaTACATAGGCGAGAACTGTCACTTTGCCACATTCAGGAAGACCTGTGAAGAGCTGGCCCTTCTGGGGTACACCAGGAATGACGTTTACCTCATAGATATTGATGGGAATGGAAAGTTCCCACCAGCGCATGTCAAATGCGAATTCCAGATCGAAGCAGATTCGTCAACTACGGTGGTTGAGCATAACCTGCCGAGCCAGGTG GACGTGCGTTCAGCCTTGGGCCAAGATTTCAGCTTCAAGATAAAGTACAGGGAGTTCACGGCAGAGATGCTACAGGAGCTGATCTCTCATTCTTTGTACTGCCGTCAGTACATCAAGTACGACTGCAACATGGCTCCTCTGGAACTACACAGCGCTACATGGTTCATATCGTCTTCCAATGACACCGTTGATTTCTTGGGCAATGTCAAGAG TCTTTCCTACAGAGGTTACTGCCCCTGCGGAGTCAACGCGACTTGCGTGAATCCCACCCAATCCTGCAACTGTGATGCTAATGAAAGCAAGTGGCATTCGGATGAAGGCACCTTCGTGGACCCCAAAAGTTTAGGCATCACTGAGATGTTCTTCCTCCAGCAGAAGGATTTGACTGAAGAGGCTCAAGGCAGAATCACCTTGGGATCTTTAGAGTGTGTTGAGACCA ACACGCAACGCTATGTGGTGACTTTCACTACATCTCAATCTTACATCGAGGTCCCTGGGTGGAGGAAAGGCGACATTGCCTTCAGTTTCAGGACCACTGGAACCAGCGCCATCTTATTATTCCAGCCACCGATCAGACCTAACTACCCTTCTTTTATGGTTGCCCTCACAAGTG AGCACGAACTTACATTCAACTTTACACTAAACACTGGAACCACCCGAAAGCTGGTAATCAACTCCAAAAGAAAGCTGAACGGAGGCGAATGGCACAAGATATGGATCGACTACAATTTCTATCACGTCAGGTTCATGCTTAACACAGAATATCAGATGCTGAATCTGCTATTGGAAGAAGAATTTGGGCCCTTTGAAGGATCTATGTTCATTGGAGGCGCTACTGC gGAACACTTAAAAAAATCCGCTGTAAACCAAGGTCTAATAGGCTGTTTCCGAGGTTTAGTTGTAAATGGAGAGGTCTTGGACATATACAGCTACATGTCCGTCCATCTGTCGGAAATAATAAAGGATTGCAAACCCTCGTGCGTGCCAAATCCGTGCCAGAATAAAGCTATCTGCAAAGAACTTTGGTCTTCTTACGAATGTATTTGTAAGAATCAGTGGGCACATTtgggaaaacattgtgaggaaa ATATTAATGAGAAAGCATTGACATTCCAAACGAAAGAAGCCTATCTGAAGAAGAATTATTTAGTGGACAATGAAACGGACGCAGAAAAAGACAGGTTGAAGAAAATGATGACAGAAAACGTTCTGATGAACTTAAGGACTTATGACGATAACTCTTTAGTTCTTTATGCTAATGATAATCTGAATAACTTCatacatttattcatatacaATGGAACAGagattatttatctttttaatcaCGAAGATGAAATAATACAGATAAACGTCACAtacgagaaaataaataaaggaggTAGTGTGCAAATTGCGATTATACGGACAGAAAATAGTACAACTTTACATGtgaatgataaaaatactacTGTGTATACTGTTGCTAAGCTTTtaacaaattacacaaataaaccTTGGATAAATCCAGATTTGG AAGTTATCCGTCCACAAAGGCCTCCTGCGCCACCAACAGACTACTTTCAAATGAACCTGGGAGGTTACGACCAATACTCTCTACATTTAGCTCCGAGGGCCAACCATTTGCCTCAGGGAGGATATGTAGGGTGTGTGAGAGGGTTCAAAATTGCCGACCATGTCGTGGATCTGTCGATGAAGGCGCAGAAAGATATTGATCAtg ATCTCACAGGAGTGCTATCAGAATGCAACATGAAGTGCGACAGTGAGCCGTGTAAGAATGGCGGCGTCTGCACTGAAGACTTCACGAACCAGGAGAGCAGTTGTGATTGCGAACTCACTAGTTACTTTGGAGAGTATTGCATGGAAGAGAAAGGAGCGGATTTTAATGGGGAAAGCATTTTGCAGAGGAAATTCGTTCTGCCTGAGAATATCAATAGC GTTAAAATCACGTTAGCATTCTCCAGCAATGATCTGCGTCAGAAAAATACAGTTCTTCTGTTGGTGCAAACAGAGAACAG acgtagcttttatttactagtaGCCATAACACAAGACGGATATCTCAAATTCGAAGAAGACCGAGAAGGCTCCGCTTATGGTGCCGAAGTCAAGAACAGGAATTTTCTAAAcg GGGCAAGACACACAGTCTATTACACAAGAATAGGCTCAGACGCTACATTACTAATAGACAGGATAGAGATACCTTTAGAGAAATTGGCCCCACAGGATCTTTGGGAAGTGTTGGATGTGGGGTCCAATGAGGTCCAAATAGGGGGGCTCAATACGACGGATCCACGGCTGAAAATCTATAAAGGTTATAACGGGTGTCTTTCTA atatCCTAGTAAAAGTGAACGATGACGTCATGAAGCCTCTAGAAGAGTACATGTTGTTCACTCGATCGGACTCTGAGAAGGTGAACGCGGTGAACGCTCAGGGGGTCCGCAGTGCACAATGCTCGGCCGATTTCGATGAGGCTTGGCCTGAAAGAGATCAATTAGGCGCTACGCATAATGGGAGTTTCCTCATC AGTGTAGACAAAACCTGGGTAGAAGACCCTCCGTCCAGGACCCCGTACGACTCACTGTACCAACAGCCTGACGCTGAAGAAGAAAACACCGACAAATTCTTCATTGCTCTGATCGTCATATTCTTGTTGGGTCTTTGTTACTGTGGATCACAT ATGTGGCGAACTCACAAAGCACACAAGTTACGTCTGGAGAAAGAAACAGATGAAACTATAATGAGGAGCAAAGAGAAGGCGTCCAAACTTCAAGAGGACTCTATTGGTTTCTTACAA CTCAACAAAGATGGCGAAGAAAGCAACGCCAACGGTGAAAAGAAATCAATCGGTGTCTCTATAGATGTCGTTCCTACTGTTATCGTCGAAGTTAACAACGAAGAGAAGCCAAGGAAAGGTTCTCTGAGGTTTAAAG ATCTCCTAGAGAAGGACCGTGGTTTCGAACCCTTGGAAGAAAGAGATGAAAATTCCGAAAACGAAGTACACTCTCAAACCAGTGATGCTATCGAGGAAGAAGTTGAATATGAATCTGACTCCAGCAATGAAGAAGAGAATGAACATgaacaa ATTCCACCCCATAGAACCGCGAGGGACACAAAAGGACCACCAACCTCAACTTTAACTACCCAGTTACCCTACAAAATAGACGAAGATGGATCAAATGAACTTTTAACCCTTACTGCCTAG